The Sabethes cyaneus chromosome 1, idSabCyanKW18_F2, whole genome shotgun sequence DNA segment gacatcagttttaaataaattcttgcagtacgtGGATAAAATCGGGCGGAGGATAGGGTTGGTCgcttttataactgttcactctcaggacatcaaattgaccTAGGTTCatcgcggtcctaagaaatcttgtagGGATGAGGTgatatcactttttctggcgtacttttcCAACCCAGACATCGAATTGGTCTAAGTTTatagcggtcctaagaaatGTTGTTAGGAggagaggactttatcactctttcttgtgtacttcccaagcacagatatcaaattaatataaaactgattgtcgtaaagaatcttcgacttgttgggacgagaaggctttgtcactttttttctaaaaaagctgtattctgtaagtcacgtcgagtgtcactttgctcgacaagtcgacttttggtattatgtaagtcactcGCGagccgattttgtcgagtaactcgactaaGTCCActgccaaaaagctagtgactaaacgctTAGCAAGAgacgcctgagctagctttgttttggtcgtgcattgagccgctatgctgtccgttcttcttgcactcgacactcgacagtgactgagtcgaaccgagttgctcgacgtgacttcaGAATAGCGCCCATAGTATTCGAagtcacagtaaacagatgtaCAGATGGTATGTTAAACTGGCGTCCCTGACTGTgaacaaaaacattccatcatgaagactggcatctcttcctcgcgtccatcaaatgacatataacaTAAGTAACAGTGCACCTCTTCCGACAAAAGTTAAAGCTGCGTGTACATTTATGGGTGGGAAAAGCTGTAtgcgagcgtggcaatgcactgcatacgtgtttgtgcaTACCCATATTCTAATATACTCTCACTATTACGTgttagttcaactttaactcggtagctagcattgctgttactgtccgtcgacttttggcagagttgcccGTCCTTTTGATGAAGTGTTTTTGTTGTGAACCACgaggcgatcacaaagaaaatgtattgaAATATTtgatcttgaaacttttcggtCATTTCCACTCATTcgtgattgaaaaaaattaaatagaaacCACAGAATTGCTGCACCTGTTATGAGTCCAttaaccatgaaaatccattcataattggcagaggtATTAGCGTTcataatctttcatattttcgtgacggtaactGGAATTTGAATTATGGAATGATACTCTGcgctaagacgtagtcctacgtcaaaaatatcgCACAGACATAATGCCAATctactaatttttattttagaaaTACTTTTTTGTAACTGCAGAGATGTGTTCCACAAATCTAAATTTACTATCCATGAGAAACATCAAAAATTCTTCACTGTAGGCTTACGTttaaacacagacaaacagacgagacactcgcgttaattccatcgtctaaTTAAAAACCtcccatttttcaaaaaagcatgtttcgcaatatggccacaccgcggcgcgcaagTGTTGCTTCGacttttcagtataaaaccatccagctttttacgcgctataatggcggacgctataaattgtgttcgtaatatgtgatcaatctttttgacaactctgcatacatcaaaactgggcactcttctcctgtacggcagtgttgctctttcttttgtttacgcaaaagaaggaaggcaatagttttgtttacatttcgcacagttttgctttccttctttgacatcaacgaaagaaagagcacggtagtgttgcaagagaagagtgccagatttgctgtatgcagagttgtcaaaaagattgttcgcatattgcgaacacaatttatagcggccatcattatagtgcgtaaaaagctggatacaaatttaaaaaccctacagcataaaactctgcaaatgcaagctactccgcaacatgcataacagagggtgctagtgtgcaagccaacccgagcaggagcgaagagcaaaataatacaaaaacaatatcaaactgtcttataatggtatattttgttattgaatagatatggagatacattgataacacattttgctattgagtagatatttaaaacagaggttgtaagatgagtatagtaactgattttgttatcatatcttattttggccttaaaatgacattcgatatatttcatacaattgattttattgattaaagaaattttagataataaatattttataaaaggattttttaatatctcatatactactgcatttgttattcaataccttaataatactaaaataggttattctaaactctgaatacagtcatgatATTGCTTttattattcaaataacacaagtagttattcttttagccttaaaggagtaaaattttgatattattttttgttattttaccgactatgtcagccaaaacaagaccaaattttgatatgagttgttcgatttccaataacacattttgatattattttgctattcgctcctgctcgtgaaatgtgtaggacgatggtttttaaagaattttttctatgtgtcatgtcagttcgtcagtggttgaAAGCTCGTTGTTTCTATTGAGTAATCAAAGACCTTACAAAAGCTTACGCAAGTGCCCGGGTGAATAAGATTACGCAACATGTGTTAGCGTTGTGCTCCATTCCATTCATACTGCACCATTCTATCATTGTGTTGATGTTCATTTGAAGCACACAACAATCTGTCAACGACGCGACGTGACCAGATAGCAAAAGTTAAGGTCGTATGCATATAATAATTGCGGAGATTACAATTTCCCACACAGGTCGTTGATTAATAGAACGAACAGCAACGGCACCAAAAcactgccttgcggaacactGTACTGATTCTGGAATGGAATAGAGCAAGCCCCGCCAACTTTCAGTGAAGAGCTACATTCCATGAGACAGGATGATTCGCCATTCTACTAACCCTATTCTTCTGTACTTCTCCACCGCTAGAAAGTGTGGAACCTTGTCGAAAATCTTACCTAAATCAATAGGCGTGGTATCGATTTGTTGTCGTTCTTCCATTTTATCTATACATAACTTAAGAAATTCGTAGTGGCCAAGAGTTAGAAGTCAAGAAGCCGTGTAAGTCTGTAGAAACTGTGGTGTTGACAGATTGCCAAAGTTTGTCGTGCACCATACTTTCGAAAACATACAGCAGGTAGCTAAGAATAGATACTCTACGATAATTCGCCACAGTTTTGCCCATGGTTGAAAAGTGCTTCTCATTGATGGAACGGTTAGACAAGATATTTGTGAGCTCGCAAATGCATCGGCAAAGTGTGTCACAAATTCTGGTCCGACGAATTTCCTAAACAAACTTCGACAGGAAGCTGTTTGAAGTTGGCCTCGATGCAGATTTCGTCATCCATAACCACGCAATCGAACTAGGTCTGCAATATTGTATGCGGTCTCCGAGGTCATATTTCGGCCGTCTTGTCTTGTTTATCGTCGCGATTCGGAGTCACTAATTCCGGAAGCAGTTTTGAggtcaacaaaacaaaatattcttGGCAAGAAAGTTACGAACGCAATATACGATACCAATACTATTACCATACGATGACCCGCCATGACACagagaagaaaatcctttttaAAAAACGTCgtactacacattttgcttccaCACTAACACCCTCCGTTATGAAAGTTTCGGAGTAACTtatatttgtagggttttatattgtagggtttttacatttgaacgGTTTTAAACTCAATATACGAAATAACACTTCTACTCAATATTCGAAATaacacttttttgaaaaatgagtgattTTTGAATGGACATTGGAAAAAACAAGAGTCTCGTCTATTTGTCTGTGCTATTACTGTATGTCGAAccgttttatttttatgtttattacAAATATTCTTATGACCTTTAAAAGCTTTTACATTAACGATAAAATATACATCATCACACCTATTTTTTGACAGAAAAGCAGGTCGGTATAAACTTTGGATCAAAGTAGAACAAAATGTATTACTCATTCCGTCGTCAACAAAtatcaaaaaacaaataaacaatcgTCAATATAGCTGGAAGTACTACAGGACTCGATACTCAACCGCACAACCAAGCAATAGTTTCTAAAGTCCACACTCGTTACCTAGTACCCGCTGCTATTGAGGAACAAAGCACACCCACTTCAAAGGATCTAAGGTTGCCCCATTTGAACGCATATACGCTGAACTTGTGTGCGACGGAAGCAGGTGTAAAACAGTCGAGCCAGCTCCGTGATAGCCTTCAAATGTAACTTTTCCTATTTCCCACAGCCGTTATTTACGAAACACTTTCGAAACTACCTGCACAGCACAAAGTGGCATAGGTgaagtcaaaaaaaaacaagacggagaaaaaaatctaattaaatctTATCGTTCGTTGCACAGCCATTGCACTTTAGCTTTCCTGTGGCGAACCATTCCAAACAAACGGGCTGAGAGCGACCCCGATTGTCTTTGCTGCCCATGCCAATATCGGTTCctagttgtttttctttttttcttaatGGGTGTTTTGGGGCGAACCAGAAACTCATTGCATGCGAAACAATTGCCATCTAACAGGAGCTGACCGTATTATATAAAGCACACTGAAAACACCCGACCAGATTACATCAGCCCTGTACGGTGTACGATGTCCTTGCTAGTGCACGAGACGGTCGTTCTCATTTCTGATGAGAGCATACGACTATGGCTTCTCTTAAGCTACGCTTGAAAACAAACGAGATCCACAGTTCACACCTGGTTCAAGCGAAggtaaattattttaatttactCTCTGAAGCGTATCTCAcattatttaattttatctCGAAGCTGATGCCCAAATTGCTTCAGTGAAAACCTTAAACAGTATGGTGATATTAGACAACTTCCCCATCCCCAACCACACAGTAAATATGTGTGCAGTTAACACAAGCAATAATCGATTATTCTCACTTTCTTGCTACTTCACAGCCGCTCGATACGAGTGCCAAGAGGAGGGATTTTTCGCTGACCCGGATGACTGCAACGCCTTCCACCGATGCGTACAGGAAGGTGACCGGCTTACATCATACATGTTCCGCTGTGGACCGGGAACAGTTTTCTCCGAGATCGAAAATACCTGCGTCCATCCTAGCAATTCCGAGCGTCCGGAATGCGGAGGCGGAAACAACGAAGTTGACGGAACTGACAGCAACGCGGAGTCCAGTGCACCAGAGGAATCGCAAGCCCCGCAGGAAGGTTCACCGTCAGAGTCTCAGCAATCAGTTGGTCCCGAAGCAGAACAGGAGCAAGGTGAAGATTTgcaaccaccaccaccacctccATCAGAGCCAGCTGACAACGAAAATAACGTGAACTCCAACGGTGATGGTAATGGTGCTGACAATGGAGGATACCATTATGAAAAACCAGCTGAAACCGACGATGGACAAAGCTCGTCTGGAAATGAAGACTTGCAACCACCAGAACCGTCTGATAACGAAAATGATCTAAACTCCAATGGTGACGATAACAGCGACGACAACGGAGGATATCATTATGAAAAGCCAGCAGGAACCAGTGACGGGCAAACGTCTCCTGGAGATGACAACAGCTCATCACCTTGTACCGAGGAGGGTTTCGTTGGTGATCCTATCGACTGTCAGATGTTCTATCGGTGCGTATCAAACGGGAACGGTGGCTTCGTAACGTATTCCTTCCGTTGTGGTGACGGCACCGTGTGGGATGATCGGATTGATGCCTGTAATCATGATTATGCTGTAGAACGCTGCACCAAGAGAGCGGAGAATGACTACGTGGTGAATATGGAATCTTTCAGTCAAACAAACGCTTCAGCAGAACAAAATTCGTCTCAAAGCAGTGGATCGATGACAGAAAACGGCGTAACGACAAATACCACTTCTTCGCAATCGAACAGCAACAATTCAATGAGTAACTACCAGAATCAGACCACAACAACTAGCGACGGAAACGGTGGCTCTTCTCAATCTTCCTCAAGCAGTTCCAGTAGCTcaagcagtagtagtagtagtagtagtagttccAGTAGCAGCAGTTCAAGCTCCTCTTCGTCTAGCAACAACCAATCGAACAGTAACAACCAGGGTTCCTCTTCATCATCCAACAATAATCAGTCGAACAGCAACAACCAAGGCTCTTCTTCGTCATCCAACAACAATCAGTCTAATGGCAACAATCAAGGTTCTTCTTCGTCATCCAGCAACAATCAGTCTAATAATAACAATCAAGGTTCTTCGTCATCCAGTAATAATCAGTCGAACAATAACAACCAAGGCTCCAGCAGTCAGCAATCGAATAATAACAACCAGTCGAACAATAATAATCAAAGCGGAAGCAGCCAGGGATCGTCAAGCAGCAACAATCAGTCAACCAATAACCAGAACGGATCGTCCAACAATAACCAATGGAACAATCAGAACCAGGGCcagagtagcagcagcagcagccaggaATCAACCCAAAACAACCAAAACCAAGGATCCAACAGCAACAGCCAGAACAGTAACCAGGGATCCAACGGCAGCAATCAGTCGAATAACAACAACCAgtcgaacaacaacaacaacaacaataatgaGAGCAGcaataatcaaaataatcagAATAACCAAAACAGTCAGAGCAGTCAGAATAATCAGAATAACCAAAACAATCAGAGTAATCAGAACAACCAGAACAATCAGAACAATCAGAATAATCAAAGTAATCAAAGCAATCAGAACAATCAAAGTAATCAAAGCAATCAGAACAATCAGAATAATCAAAATGGTCAAAGTAAtcagaataatcaaaataatcagAACAACCAGAATAATCAAAACAAtcagaataatcaaaataatcagAACAATCAAAATAATCAGGGCAATAATAACAATCAAAATAACCAAAACAATCAAGGAAGTACCAACAATGAGAACAATCAAGCTAACAATAATAATCAAAACAACCAAGGTCAATCCAACCAGCAAGGTCAAAATGGATCCTCCAACAGCCAGGCTGGACAACAAGGACCTTCAACACCGGGAGAAACAACAACCGAATCTTCTACCACTCAGGCACCTGCTGCATCTTCCACGGCTGCCGCGCCATCCGGAACCGAAACGGCTGCAACATCGTCGCCGAGTGAATCGACTTCCACTTCTAGCACAGCGTCCGCAGAATCCACATCAACCACTGCCGCACCACAATCACAATCCACGGAAGACAACACCGATCCGGGAGCCAACGAAGTGCAGAGTACATCCTCTACCGCGGCAGCTAGTTCCACTTCTACGACTACGCCGGCAACCACGTCGACAGCAACTACGACAACCACCGCCAAGCCCAGCTCGACCACCGCGAGCCCTGGAGGCAGCAATTCACCCGCTTGCACTGATGATGGCTTCATGGGAGATCCTAATGACTGTCAGAAATTCTATCGCTGTGTATCGAACGGCCAGGGTGGATTCACCAAATATGATTTCATGTGTAGTGACAATACGGTGTGGGACGATAGCATTTCCAACTGTAATCATGCTTGGGCAGTCGAAAATCCCACCTGTCGGCAGGGTATGCCGCAAGGATCAAGTGGCAATGGTTCTCCtgcaagcaacagcaacaacaatcaAGGCCCCACTGGTCCAAACAACAATAATCAAGGTCCCAGCAACAATAACCAAGGTCCAAGTGGTCcaaacaacaacaatcaaggtcCCAACAACAATAACCAAGGCCCAAGTGGCCCCAACAACAATAATCAAGGACCCAGCGGCCCAAATAACAATAACCAAGGACCGAATGGACCGAATGGAGGTGGACAAGGACCAAGTGGTCCAGATGGTCCAGATGGCTCAAGTGGTCCAAACGGACCAGGTGGTCCAAATGGCCCAGATGGTCCAGGTGGCCCAAGTGGTCCAAATGGTCCCGAAGGTCCAAATGGCCCTAATGGCCCAGGTGGCCCTGATGGCCCAAGTGGTCCAAATAACAACAATCAAGGTCCCAGTAACAATAACCAAGGCCCCAGTGGTCCAAGTAACAATAATCAAGGACCCAAtggttcaaacaataataatcaAGGCCCGAATGGACCGAATGGAGGCGGACAAGGACCAAGTGGTCCAAATGGCCCAGATGGCCCAGGCGGTCCAGATGGTCCAGGTGGCCCTGATGGTCCTGGTGGCCCTGATGGTCCAGATGGTCCTAACGGCCCAGGGGCCCCCGACGGTCCTAATGGTCCAGGTGGCTCTGGCGGTCCTGGAGGTCCAGGAGGTAATGGAGAAAGTGGACCAGAAGGTTCGCAAGCGCCAAGTGGAGGATCTACGGAAACTTCGCCGTCAGGTTCTCAACAGGAAAGCAATTCCACATCAACCCTACCGCCATGTCAACAAACGACTACCACCAGCTCACCAGCAGTACCAGCGGGAAGTAATGGAATTTGCGAGCGAGAAGGTTTTATGGAGCATGAATCCAATTGTCGGAAATTCTATCGTTGTGTTGATAATGGAAACGGTGGTTACACGAGGTATGAGTTCAATTGCGGCGCTGGTACGGTATGGGACAATGATATTATGGCTTGTAATCACCCagaatccgtacaaaactcgaaATGCGGTACGGGCGGACAGAGTCCGTCAGGCGGACAGAGTCCATCAGGCGGCGATGGTCGACCTGAAGGTAGCCCTCAGGGGCCCGGAAATACTTACTTGCCACCAGAACAATCCAGCTCCACTGAACCAATGCCATCCGAATCTACTTCATCCAGTAGCAGTGTAGGTAGTACCACTGAATCGCCAAAAACGACAACACAAGGAGCTACATCAAGCAGTAAACCAACAGAAAGTACGACAACTGCAGGGCAGGAAACAACTTCTGCTTCCGAAGCAGGTGCTGAAAGTACTGAGTCGCCAAAGGAAGAAACCACAGCACCTCCTGGACAGGAGTCAACTACTCAAGGACAACAGAGTACCGCTTCGATGGTCCAAGAAACTACCACACCATCCAATCAAGAGCAATCAACTACAGCTCAACCCAACCAGACTGAACGACCCGCTGGTGAAAGTTCGACCACAGCAGCTGCTGAACAAACCACAGAAGCTCAATCAGCAAGTACTCTTTCACCCGAAGGATGCGAATCAGAAGGATTCATGCCCCATACAGATGACTGTCGAAAGTTCTTCCGCTGCGTTGACAATGGCAAAGGAGGGTATGTCAAACATGAATTTACATGTGGCGAAGGAACTGCTTGGGATCAGAAAATTCAAGCCTGTAATCACGAATATGAAGTCGAAAACTGTGGAGCTGATCGTCCACCTGAACCTGCACCGGAACCAGAATCACAAAGTACACAGTCTCCCCCGGATTCCGAGAACCAAATGACCACCACGGCTGCATCAGAGTCCACAACACaagataaaacggaaaaaactACGAGCTCTGCTCAGGAATCTACCACTGTCAGTAGTACAGAGCAATCCGAAGGAACAACGCAAGAGCCAAGTTCTCAGGAGACAACTACAAAATCATCTCAGGAAACTACTACCGAACCCCAAGCTACTCAACCCACAAACCAAGAAACAACTGCTGCTTCTTCTGAGACAACTACCCAATCGCAGCCTGAAACAACTCAGCCTTCCTCAACGAACGCCACTGAAGAGACTACAACAGCTTCTTCCAGCTCAGAAACTACAACGACTTCAGCGCAGCAAACAACAACATCCGAAAGTCAATCCACTCAACAACCAACTGATAGCATGACAACAACAACCTCTCCGCAAGATACTACTACTGCCTCTGAATCACAAACATCAGATACGACACCATCCGAAGAAAAGCAAGAAACTACTACGACCAGCCAAGAAACTACCTCCAGCCAACCTTCGCGTGGAGAGTGTACATCGGAGGGTTTCATGGCTGATCCAGACGATTGTAAAAAGTTCTATCGTTGTGTAGACAACGGTAAGGGCGGTTACACAAAATACGACTTCACTTGCGGAGATGGAACCGCTTGGGATCAACAATTGCAGACCTGTAACCACGAAAACGTAGTTGAAATGTGTGGCGGACAGTCAGGTAACAATAATCAATCATCCACTAGCTCTTCTactacatcatcatcatcatcagaagCTAGTACCACTACCACCTCTTCCCCCACATCATCCTCTACCCAGTCTTCCTCCACAAGCATGTCATCCTCTTCCTCAAGCATGACTTCTTCCACCACTACCACGCCATCTACAACCCAAAGCATGTCTACTGCAACCCAAAGCATGACCACTACCACCTCCAGTACGACTAGCACAACCTCAAGTACAACCACTAGCACCTCGAGCACGACCCCACGCATGACCACCACTTCATCTAGCACGGAAGCCTCTCCATCAACAACCGCTTCAACCACAAGCATGCCTAGTTCATCGACCTCCAGCATGTCGTCTTCATCCACATCCATGAGCACgcaatcatcaacatcatcatcaaccCCGGTTAACTGTACCGAGGCAGGCTATTTTCCGAATCCCGACGATTGTACAAAGTTCTATCGATGCGTCGATTGGGACGGCATGGGCGAAAACTTCTCCGTATTCCATTTTGACTGCCCAGAAGGTACAATCTGGGATCCCAGTGTAAATACGTGCAACCACGAGGACAGTGTCTCACCTCCGAGAGACTGCTCCGGCAAGTCAACAACAGCAGAGCAATCTTCATCCACCGAACCGATGACTACTAGCAGCACCGAAGCTAGTGTTGAATCTACCACTTCCTATGTTTCAGGAGAACAAAGCTCAACCAGTAATCCAACCACGGAGGACTCCGGTATGGAAACAACTAGTTCAACAACTAGTCAGGAAACAACAACATCGAGTGCTCAAGAAACCACAACATCAAGTGCTCAGGAAACTACCACATCAAGTGCTCCGGAAACAACAACTTCGGCGGCTCAAGAGACTACAACACAGTCTGCCCAAGAAACTACAGCGGCACAAGAATCAACTACCTCTACTTCCGATCAAGATACAACCAGCCAACCAGAACAAGAAACAACGACACAACCGGCTCAAGAAACAACAACAGAAAGCTCATCTACAACAGCGGCCGCCACCGAAGCTACTACAACTCAAGAACCATCAGATACGACGACGCAGTCCGGATCGGAAGAAACTACCCAGCAAAATACCGAGAGTACGACGCAGGCCGCACAAGAGACAACCGCACAACCAACCGAAGCGGAACCAGAAACTACGGCTCAGTCAACCTCTACTGCCAGCCAAGAAACTACCGCTCAAACGACTGAAGCTGCACAAGAGACGACTAATGAACAAGCACAGGAAACTACGACACAGGCTTCACCCTCTACTACCGAATCACAAACGGAACAGACAGATAGCGGAGAAACTACAACGCAAAGCAGCCAACAGTCGACCACAACGGAACCGGAGAAATGTCCAGAAGGTTGTCAAAGTAAATGTCCTCCGGTTGAAGAAGGCCAGGCTAGTTTTGTCTGCCCAACCGGCTTCCGACGACATCCACAAGACTGCAATATGTTCTACCAGTGTACGCAGAAACAGGACAGTTTAGACTACAGCATTGTGGTATTCAGTTGTCCAAATACAACTGTTTACAATGAGGAAGGAATTCAGTGTAACGAGCCGGCCGACGATGATGATCAGTGCCAATCGTCCAGTATGCGATTCCTGCGCAGTGCTATAGGGCCTCAAAATAAAATGGTACATCATATTAAATACAACTAATATCCAAAATTTAcctgattttttattttatttttaaattccaCAGATGCAGCTTCGTTCTATGAAACCGATGTGTCCATCAGAAGGTCACTTCGCCTTAGAGGACCAAAAATGTAGCTCAACCTTCGTTCGATGTTTGAGCGGCACGGGACGTAACAGCCGCCTCACCCCGAGCATGTACCGCTGCCCGAAAGGATACGTATACTGGAACGTTAGCCGCCGGTGTGAACGAGTAGCCAAAATCCCGGAATGTCAAAATACTCCGATGCAAGAGCGATCCGAGCTGCCGGTAGAGTGGATCAACCTTGGTAACCGCCGTCGCAGCCTGTTTTGAGCAGGTGGTCGTCTACTTCTATAGGAAATACTCAAATGCACAGGCAGAAATGGATAGTCAACTCAATTCATGAAACGATCAAGACGCGTGATTAGTCTGATAAGCTGAATAGTTGTAGTTTTAGAATTATCTTAGATACAAACCGATTTTGGGAAGACTGTCAATAGGACTGATTCGTGCCAACATTGGACCAATAGGTTCTCGTTGTTTCCCAATGTTTCAGTACAGAGAAGACAGACAATCATACGACAAGACATCTATCTAGTTCTAGTCAGGAAGATGTCAACCTCTAATACACCGCCACTCAAAAGCCATACCGAATCATAACAAAGGAAAGATAAAAACTGGCAAGTTTATACAGATTAGAAACAGGAAAAAATCAGTCATTTAAAAGTGTAGGTAtttattttcaaatgtacatATTTTCCGACCTTCCGCAAGGAGTGAAAATAGCAACGAAGTTAAGTTAGTGTTAGCGAACTTACCTACAGCAGTAATCAGCGAGATAAGGAAAATAATTCGGGTTTCACGTCTGGTTCGCGTCACAGTTGCCGAACCTTGCCGTACGGTGCGTTACCAAGAAGGGTCACAGTGCGGGGCTGTGATCTTTTCCTGAAAACGAGTCCCCCTTGCTCCGGGCCCCGTTGAGCAGAAGAGAGATTCTGATTGTTTTCGGCGAAAAGTAGCCCCCTCGAGAGTACCGTGCGCGAACTATTTGTGAATAAAGTTGTTCGAAAATTTACGAAATAAATTTATAGGCAAAAATATAAGACCAGGACAGTGTAGGTGCTTAGATTAAAAGTGAGAAATAAATGTAATTTATTGTAAAATCTGGTtcacagtttttttttgcctCGGACATATACGAAAACCGCAAAAGTTCGATATAGAGCATTGGATAGTATTTTCGGCAGGTTA contains these protein-coding regions:
- the LOC128745544 gene encoding mucin-19-like, which encodes MANPHLKWALVLLCTWALLPANIEGATARYECQEEGFFADPDDCNAFHRCVQEGDRLTSYMFRCGPGTVFSEIENTCVHPSNSERPECGGGNNEVDGTDSNAESSAPEESQAPQEGSPSESQQSVGPEAEQEQGEDLQPPPPPPSEPADNENNVNSNGDGNGADNGGYHYEKPAETDDGQSSSGNEDLQPPEPSDNENDLNSNGDDNSDDNGGYHYEKPAGTSDGQTSPGDDNSSSPCTEEGFVGDPIDCQMFYRCVSNGNGGFVTYSFRCGDGTVWDDRIDACNHDYAVERCTKRAENDYVVNMESFSQTNASAEQNSSQSSGSMTENGVTTNTTSSQSNSNNSMSNYQNQTTTTSDGNGGSSQSSSSSSSSSSSSSSSSSSSSSSSSSSSSSSNNQSNSNNQGSSSSSNNNQSNSNNQGSSSSSNNNQSNGNNQGSSSSSSNNQSNNNNQGSSSSSNNQSNNNNQGSSSQQSNNNNQSNNNNQSGSSQGSSSSNNQSTNNQNGSSNNNQWNNQNQGQSSSSSSQESTQNNQNQGSNSNSQNSNQGSNGSNQSNNNNQSNNNNNNNNESSNNQNNQNNQNSQSSQNNQNNQNNQSNQNNQNNQNNQNNQSNQSNQNNQSNQSNQNNQNNQNGQSNQNNQNNQNNQNNQNNQNNQNNQNNQNNQGNNNNQNNQNNQGSTNNENNQANNNNQNNQGQSNQQGQNGSSNSQAGQQGPSTPGETTTESSTTQAPAASSTAAAPSGTETAATSSPSESTSTSSTASAESTSTTAAPQSQSTEDNTDPGANEVQSTSSTAAASSTSTTTPATTSTATTTTTAKPSSTTASPGGSNSPACTDDGFMGDPNDCQKFYRCVSNGQGGFTKYDFMCSDNTVWDDSISNCNHAWAVENPTCRQGMPQGSSGNGSPASNSNNNQGPTGPNNNNQGPSNNNQGPSGPNNNNQGPNNNNQGPSGPNNNNQGPSGPNNNNQGPNGPNGGGQGPSGPDGPDGSSGPNGPGGPNGPDGPGGPSGPNGPEGPNGPNGPGGPDGPSGPNNNNQGPSNNNQGPSGPSNNNQGPNGSNNNNQGPNGPNGGGQGPSGPNGPDGPGGPDGPGGPDGPGGPDGPDGPNGPGAPDGPNGPGGSGGPGGPGGNGESGPEGSQAPSGGSTETSPSGSQQESNSTSTLPPCQQTTTTSSPAVPAGSNGICEREGFMEHESNCRKFYRCVDNGNGGYTRYEFNCGAGTVWDNDIMACNHPESVQNSKCGTGGDGRPEGSPQGPGNTYLPPEQSSSTEPMPSESTSSSSSVGSTTESPKTTTQGATSSSKPTESTTTAGQETTSASEAGAESTESPKEETTAPPGQESTTQGQQSTASMVQETTTPSNQEQSTTAQPNQTERPAGESSTTAAAEQTTEAQSASTLSPEGCESEGFMPHTDDCRKFFRCVDNGKGGYVKHEFTCGEGTAWDQKIQACNHEYEVENCGADRPPEPAPEPESQSTQSPPDSENQMTTTAASESTTQDKTEKTTSSAQESTTVSSTEQSEGTTQEPSSQETTTKSSQETTTEPQATQPTNQETTAASSETTTQSQPETTQPSSTNATEETTTASSSSETTTTSAQQTTTSESQSTQQPTDSMTTTTSPQDTTTASESQTSDTTPSEEKQETTTTSQETTSSQPSRGECTSEGFMADPDDCKKFYRCVDNGKGGYTKYDFTCGDGTAWDQQLQTCNHENVVEMCGGQSGNNNQSSTSSSTTSSSSSEASTTTTSSPTSTSTSSTTPRMTTTSSSTEASPSTTASTTSMPSSSTSSMSSSSTSMSTQSSTSSSTPVNCTEAGYFPNPDDCTKFYRCVDWDGMGENFSVFHFDCPEGTIWDPSVNTCNHEDSVSPPRDCSGKSTTAEQSSSTEPMTTSSTEASVESTTSYVSGEQSSTSNPTTEDSGMETTSSTTSQETTTSSAQETTTSSAQETTTSSAPETTTSAAQETTTQSAQETTAAQESTTSTSDQDTTSQPEQETTTQPAQETTTESSSTTAAATEATTTQEPSDTTTQSGSEETTQQNTESTTQAAQETTAQPTEAEPETTAQSTSTASQETTAQTTEAAQETTNEQAQETTTQASPSTTESQTEQTDSGETTTQSSQQSTTTEPEKCPEGCQSKCPPVEEGQASFVCPTGFRRHPQDCNMFYQCTQKQDSLDYSIVVFSCPNTTVYNEEGIQCNEPADDDDQCQSSSMRFLRSAIGPQNKMMQLRSMKPMCPSEGHFALEDQKCSSTFVRCLSGTGRNSRLTPSMYRCPKGYVYWNVSRRCERVAKIPECQNTPMQERSELPVEWINLGNRRRSLF